Below is a window of Xiphophorus maculatus strain JP 163 A chromosome 19, X_maculatus-5.0-male, whole genome shotgun sequence DNA.
ATGAAATGCATACATGCTAATAGATGGAATCACTCTGGCATCACTCTGGGATTACTTTTCTTCTGATAGAACAAGAAGTGGATGGAACCATGAATAGTTCTgaatattactttttattttttctttctgctagAAAGctcaaaataaagacacattttatgtttcagcaTTGCTGAGTCAAAGCATACACCCATATCAATATAAGAATGCTTGAACTTCATTATACGTTCAGACTGGAACTTGATAACATGAGCAATTTGATGGAGGATGaagttttcttcctctcttccatGGCAGCTTCACACAGATTCTGTCAAAGCATCAGTAGAATCATTAAAGGTTTCCCCCTGGTGGAGCCCAGGACACACAACACTTCAGATTCAGGAGCCGTTCACCTAgggaagtttcttttttattttaaagaaagacatCTTTACGTATTTTGAATGCTTTTTtgatagaaataataataataattgcaatTCCCCAATCTAAAATTAATGTTCTGATACAAACCTATAGTTTGAATTAAAGACCAgaaacgtttttttcttttttgctcagTAATAGATTAGATTATTTTaggaaatgtttgtgattcttttGTGTCTGGATTAGTTTATCTAAGGCCATGGACCAGCAGGTAATATGCATGAAACTATAACTGGGTATCCTGGTGTGAACCTGGATTATTATCcaaaaaaaagagccaaatgTCCAGGAATTGGAGCTGCTCCATCCACAGTGGGATGGAGCAGCTGTTGACTAAATCCATGGCCAGTAGGTTGCAATTTTGAGGCACTGAAGAAAGTTTTGTTACCTTAACCTTTATGTTTCATTATCACACCTAATATTTTGGAACAGTAGGCCCCTGGCCCCCAAAGTAGAACCTTTTAGAGCGACACCTTGTCACTTCCTACTGTTGGAATCTCAGACTTCGCAAACTTTCAGGTTTCAAGTTAAATCCTAGTAAATAGCATTGATAGTAGCTGTAGGAAAACCTTATCTCATTAAACTGGAGCTcaatagagataaaaaaaaacagtccagaAATCAAGATATGAACGacatttctttttgcatttcaaGAATGTGCACTTGTAATGAATTATAAGCatgtatttgtaattttggAAGTTTCTGTAAGCCATTTCTTTCTGTGACCTTCCCAAAATGTTTATGTTAAGtgcaaacaaaacagcaaaaacatcaTTGTGTTTAATTGATCAGTACATGAATCTTTAATTCACAACGGCTTgtaaacaaatgtgtgtttttgttcccTGCATTACAGTGTTTCAGAAATGCAGTGACTCTCTACATTATATACGATATAATTCAATCTCTTCCTAACTGgttttcttgtttaattttgCCTCTGGTAAGCCATTTATGTTGTAgggaaatctgtaaaaaaaattttaaaaattcacaaaaaagttcaaatttgagTGAAGTGTCAGGTATGATACAACATATGTTTTAATAAGACTTTCCTAAATTCAGCATTCATTGGTTAGTTTATACTCAGACATTACATACTGTCTTTTTCTCCCAGTTTGTAAACCTGCATCATACATGTGTGCCACCTTCTTCAGACTGGTTGAAAAACAAGCTCTGGATCATTTGCCTCATTGGCTCGCCGTTTTCACGTCCATGTAAACTCGTCAGGCTTTCTGAcaaacttttctctttctgtcagaAGTTGTGAGATCAAGGCTGGAGTCTCAACTGGGCACTCAGCAGGagttacacaaacatttttttataaaaacggAAGTAGTCCAGAACAGCTCCTCTGGTTAATCAGATGCAGTCCTGCCAGCTTTGTCTCAGCCTTGACACGGTCAGAGCAGCATCGGAAATTCGTATTTCGGAGAATTGGAGACCACAAGACTCGTCCATGCATCCTACAATTCATCttcctatttatcctccactgTGTTGATTCAGCTGTTTAAAAAGCTGGGTCTCAGTGAAAGTGTGATGTTCTCTCCAAACACCAGGTGACAGTGTTTCCTCACCATCAACTAGAGCTGCTGCCCTGCTGCTCTGTGGAAGCTGAAACGAAAAGGAAAGCTTTAAggtcaaaaacagaacaagccAAATAGCAGCTAAACCAGGCGAATATTTGAAGATGAAACTATGATTTTTTATACTAACTTTACAAAGAGTAGTAGAGGTAAAGAGTTGTTTGTTACCTGTTAGATCTCTGAAGCGCTTCTTAGCCTGGGCTCGCTCCTCAGAGTCAAAGTACCAAACTGTGATGGCATACCTGAAACCAATACAACAGTGAGTTCAGTGGTTGCATCTTTTTGACAAGttacaaatataaaatctgCAAGAATGGCTCAGTGGAGCCCAGCCTGTTTGTGGCAACAtctctcagattttttttattattgtacatAGTGCAATGTTACTTAAAACATTATTTCCTGGCATTTGCAAAGCTGACAATCCAGGTACAACATTCATTTTCTGCTGACATCCAAGATCGGAGATAAGGCAGAGATAAGGAGATAAGGCATCATCCATGTATGATGGATGTTAGCTTTTGTGAATTTGCCAAGATGCTTTCCACTGTTTGTATttatgcatattaaggtatatttagTATTTGAACTATAGATATAGGCATTTTAGAGGCAGTTAGTCTCTGAAATGGTTAGTGGATCCCATCTATTCAAgatgtaagatttttttaaataaataatttgttgctATGTCTGACCTATGAGCTTTTTTCCTGAGGTTTACCTGGTGGAATAGGAGGGTTGCACCTCGTGTGGGTTCCTGCGGTCAGACCAGAAGATGAGGAGCCTGTCAAAAAGCGGCTTGATGTCAGCCACGTATAGTTTTCCTTCTGGAAAGATCCTGAGGACACCACCATGCTCCTGTCAGCACAAACACGTCAAACTATTAAGCAACAGTCACTGAAGGGCGGTGTGATTCCAATTTTAAATTGGCTGagcaatttaaaattttatgttttaatttcacCATCATTATGCTGTATTCAAGCCATCATGGCCGTAAACAGAGAAGACAGTAGAGCTTGTGGCACCTTTGGGTTCCAGTTCTTGTTCAGGTAGTAGATGCAGGTAAGACGACGTCCATCATGGTTTGGGTTGTCCACATGCTTCACGTAGCCTGCCCCATTTCCTGGGTAGCATGCCACCATGGCCTAAAGACAAACAGATTCACATAAATAGGAAGCATCGGAACAGTGGAAGACATTACAAGTTATCCAAGAGAATACATCATCAAAGTTGATTCTAGATGGCAGAAAGTGTTAAATGTCTCCATCTAAAAGAATATTGATGGAAATAATGAGGAAGATGATTCACAGTGAGTACTTCACACCATCAGCACCAACTCAGAAGCTGATGaatatcagcagcagcagatgacaGAAGCTTCCTGTGCAGCCGCCTGCATGCAGAGCTATTTGTTAATATTCTGGTGCATATCAGGGGTGTGTCATGAAGTGGTGTGCCTACGTCCTCAGCAGCACGTACACAAATAGTGCACATGCTTACTCATCTTTGCACGTGTGGGTCTGTGTGTGGGCGTTTCTAGCAGTGTTATGTAGGACTGGCCTAGTTTGGACCACCAGTCCTTAAGGAACACAAATCGAAACAGGGGTGAACTTCAGGAGTCAATGGGAGGTATTTTGGGGTGAGGGAAAGTGGGTTAGACTTTGCACTGCAATTATAAGCTGTGTTGAAAACAGTTATTAAAGCGTGGGCATGCGAGGGTTAACTACAGCTCATATCCTGGGGCAATATTCACTCCCAGGTCACGTACGCATTAATCTTCCTCAAAGATCCCATTCGAAATCAACCACCTCAGTGCTGTGAACACGCTCTACATCTGGCATTTGAGTGAGAAAGAGAAGCATGTTGTATACGTTAGCAGTGAGACGTCTCTCACTTTGTTACAACAGACGACAATTTCATCAACTCCTTCAGCCTGATAAGAACTTCTGGTTGGAACAAAGCTGTAAATATTAGTTTTCTACAAGTTAAATCTTGTTTAAGAGAGGATAAGGAGCATTGTTTACCCTGCTCGCCTGTCCTGATTGGCCATGACCTTTACACCTGAGCAGGAAGTGTTTGCTTGGCTATGACCAGGATATGATTATCAAATATGAG
It encodes the following:
- the egln3 gene encoding egl nine homolog 3, with protein sequence MPFIENVSYTDLERLALERLIPALLSHGFCYVDGLLGDLAGSAVLDQVVEMHRSGQLQDGRLAGSIPGVSRKSIRGDQIAWVSGSERGCEAISFLLNLIDRLISVCASRLGDKAIRERSKAMVACYPGNGAGYVKHVDNPNHDGRRLTCIYYLNKNWNPKEHGGVLRIFPEGKLYVADIKPLFDRLLIFWSDRRNPHEVQPSYSTRYAITVWYFDSEERAQAKKRFRDLTASTEQQGSSSS